The proteins below come from a single Miscanthus floridulus cultivar M001 chromosome 1, ASM1932011v1, whole genome shotgun sequence genomic window:
- the LOC136546780 gene encoding asparagine synthetase [glutamine-hydrolyzing] 1, producing the protein MCGILAVLGCSDWSQARRARILACSRRLKHRGPDWSGLYQHEGNFLAQQRLAIVSPLSGDQPLFNEDRTVVLVANGEIYNHKNIRKQFTGTHNFSTGSDCEVIIPLYEKYGENFVDMLDGVFAFVLYDTRDRTYVAARDAIGVNPLYIGWGSDGSVWISSEMKALNEDCVRFEIFPPGHLYSSAGGGFRRWYTPHWFQEQVPRTAPYQPLVLREAFEKAVIKRLMTDVPFGVLLSGGLDSSLVASVTKRHLVKTEAAEKFGTELHSFVVGLEGSPDLKAAREVADYLGTIHHEFHFTVQDGIDAIEEVIYHDETYDVTTIRASTPMFLMARKIKSLGVKMVLSGEGSDELLGGYLYFHFAPNKEEFHKETCRKVKALHQYDCLRANKATSAWGLEVRVPFLDKEFINVAMGMDPEWKMYDKNLGRIEKWVVRKAFDDEEHPYLPKHILYRQKEQFSDGVGYNWIDGLKAFTEQQVTDEMMNNAAQMFPYNTPVNKEAYYYRMIFERLFPQDSARETVPWGPSIACSTPAAIEWVEQWKASNDPSGRFISSHDSATDHTGGKLAVANGGHGAANGTVNGANDVAVAIAV; encoded by the exons ATGTGTGGCATCTTAGCCGTGCTCGGTTGCTCCGACTGGTCTCAGGCCAGGAGGGCTCGCATCCTCGCCTGCTCCAGAAG GCTGAAGCACAGGGGCCCCGACTGGTCGGGCCTCTACCAGCATGAGGGCAACTTCCTGGCGCAGCAGCGGCTCGCCATCGTCTCCCCCTTGTCCGGCGACCAGCCGCTGTTCAACGAGGACCGCACCGTCGTGCTGGTG GCCAATGGAGAGATCTACAACCACAAGAATATCCGGAAGCAGTTCACCGGCACGCACAACTTCAGCACGGGCAGTGACTGCGAGGTCATCATTCCCCTG TACGAGAAGTACGGCGAGAACTTCGTCGACATGCTGGACGGAGTCTTCGCGTTCGTGCTCTACGACACCCGCGACCGGACCTACGTGGCGGCACGCGACGCCATCGGCGTCAACCCGCTCTACATCGGCTGGGGAAGCGACG GTTCCGTCTGGATCTCTTCCGAGATGAAGGCGCTGAACGAGGACTGCGTGCGGTTCGAGATCTTCCCGCCGGGCCACCTCTACTCCAGCGCCGGCGGCGGGTTCCGGCGGTGGTACACCCCGCACTGGTTCCAGGAGCAGGTGCCCCGGACGGCGCCGTACCAGCCGCTCGTCCTCAGAGAGGCCTTCGAGAAG GCGGTTATCAAGAGGCTCATGACTGACGTCCCGTTCGGGGTCCTCCTCTCCGGCGGGCTCGACTCCTCCCTCGTCGCCTCCGTGACCAAGCGCCACCTCGTCAAGACCGAGGCCGCCGAAAAGTTCGGCACGGAGCTCCACTCCTTTGTCGTCGGCCTCGAG GGCTCCCCTGACCTCAAGGCCGCACGAGAGGTCGCCGACTACCTCGGAACCATCCACCACGAGTTCCATTTCACCGTACAG GACGGCATCGACGCGATCGAGGAGGTGATCTACCACGACGAGACCTACGACGTGACGACGATCCGGGCCAGCACGCCCATGTTCCTGATGGCTCGCAAGATCAAGTCGCTGGGGGTGAAGATGGTGCTGTCCGGGGAGGGATCCGACGAGCTGCTGGGCGGATACCTCTACTTCCACTTCGCTCCTAACAAGGAGGAGTTCCACAAGGAGACCTGCCGCAAG GTGAAAGCCCTGCACCAGTACGACTGCTTGCGTGCCAACAAGGCGACGTCGGCGTGGGGCCTGGAGGTCCGCGTGCCCTTCCTCGACAAGGAGTTCATCAACGTCGCTATGGGCATGGACCCCGAGTGGAAAATG TACGACAAGAACCTGGGCCGCATCGAGAAGTGGGTCGTGAGGAAGGCGTTCGACGACGAGGAGCACCCTTACCTGCCCAAG CATATTCTCTACAGGCAGAAAGAACAATTCAGTGACGGCGTTGGCTACAACTGGATCGATGGTCTCAAAGCCTTCACTGAACAGCAG GTCACGGATGAGATGATGAACAACGCTGCCCAGATGTTCCCGTACAACACGCCCGTCAACAAGGAGGCCTACTACTACCGGATGATATTCGAGAGGCTCTTCCCTCAG GACTCGGCGAGGGAGACGGTGCCGTGGGGCCCCAGCATCGCCTGCAGCACGCCCGCGGCCATCGAGTGGGTGGAGCAGTGGAAGGCCTCCAACGACCCTTCCGGCCGGTTCATCTCCTCCCACGACTCCGCCACCGACCACACCGGCGGTAAGCTGGCGGTGGCCAACGGCGGGCACGGCGCCGCGAACGGCACGGTCAACGGCGCCAACGACGTCGCTGTCGCGATCGCGGTGTAA
- the LOC136546791 gene encoding probable xylan O-acetyltransferase 8, whose protein sequence is MEKKKGKEKEQKRTTSLHAGTRAMLTRPGETKVMPPQQQQPPAAAKTAFDPSRCSVTEGYWAYNRSRKLLYTDQTCPFIDRQDSCQRNGRPDSDYLYWDWHLDDCSLPRFDPTAVLEKLRGKRMMFVGDSLQMGQWLSFVCLVNSAVHYTARSMERSTTLSVFTATEYNATIEFYWAPYLVEANSDRNIRLGADGRVLHVDAVELHAKHWKGVDILVFDSYVWWMTGSRIKTVWGSFGDDGYEELDAWVAFRLGLKTWANWVDANIDPNATRVFFMSISTTHMRSEDWGREGGIRCYNETWPITRKGYWGSGADRRMMEVMSDVLGRMRVPVTLLNVTQLTEHRVDAHVSVYTETGGELLTDAQRADPQTYTDCIHWCVPGVPDTWNQILYAHL, encoded by the exons atggagaagaagaaggggaaagagaaggAGCAGAAGAGGACGACGTCTCTACATGCCGGGACGAGGGCGATGCTAACGCGGCCGGGCGAAACAAAGGTGatgccgccgcagcagcagcagccgccggcggcggcgaagaCAGCGTTCGACCCGAGCCGGTGCAGCGTGACGGAGGGGTACTGGGCGTACAACAGGTCCAGGAAGCTGCTTTACACGGACCAAACTTGCCCGTTCATCGACAGGCAGGACTCTTGCCAGAGGAACGGCAGGCCGGACAGCGACTACCTGTACTGGGATTGGCATCTAGACGACTGCAGTCTCCCAAG GTTTGACCCGACGGCGGTGCTGGAGAAGCTGCGGGGGAAGCGGATGATGTTCGTGGGCGACTCGCTGCAGATGGGCCAGTGGCTCTCCTTCGTCTGCCTCGTCAACTCCGCCGTGCACTACACCGCCCGGTCCATGGAGCGCAGCACCACCCTCTCCGTCTTCACCGCCACG GAGTACAACGCGACGATCGAGTTCTACTGGGCGCCGTACCTGGTGGAGGCCAACTCCGACCGGAACATCCGGCTGGGGGCCGACGGCCGCGTGCTGCACGTCGACGCCGTCGAGCTGCACGCTAAGCACTGGAAGGGCGTGGACATCCTCGTCTTCGACAGCTACGTCTGGTGGATGACCGGCAGCAGGATCAAGACAGT GTGGGGCTCGTTCGGGGACGATGGGTACGAGGAGCTGGACGCCTGGGTCGCGTTCCGGCTGGGCCTCAAGACATGGGCCAACTGGGTGGACGCCAACATCGATCCCAATGCCACAAGGGTCTTCTTCATGTCGATCTCCACCACGCACATGAG GAGCGAGGACTGGGGCCGGGAGGGCGGCATCCGGTGCTACAACGAGACGTGGCCCATCACGCGGAAGGGGTACTGGGGCAGCGGCGCGGACCGGCGGATGATGGAGGTGATGTCCGACGTGCTGGGCCGGATGCGGGTGCCCGTCACGCTGCTCAACGTGACGCAGCTCACGGAGCACCGCGTGGACGCCCACGTCTCCGTCTACACCGAGACCGGCGGCGAGCTGCTCACCGACGCGCAGAGGGCCGACCCGCAGACGTACACGGACTGCATCCACTGGTGCGTGCCCGGCGTGCCGGACACATGGAACCAGATCCTCTACGCGCACTTGTAG